The genomic segment ATCGATCTTGGCAAAGGATGGCCCAGCCTCAATTCCAGCCATGAAGGCCGGTCCAGCAGCATCGATGAAGGTGGTACGCCCCGCATCACGAGCCAGTGTCACCAGATCTCGATAGATATCCTGTGGAACCCCAGGCGGGATTGAGCCACCTATAACCACGACCGAGGCACGCTTCAACATCCGGCGATAATTGGACATGAAGCGATTGAGGGCATCTTCCGATATCGTGGGACCAAGTTCGGACAGCCCCGTCTCCAAGTGACCAAGCTCGTCCAGGACGTGAACGTTCGTTCGAGTCTCGCCCTCTACATGGACGAAGTTGGTCGTAATCCGTAAGCGCTGCAAAGCATCCCGGATATAGTCTCCATTGAAGCCGGCCAGGAATCCCATAGCAGCCGAATCGTGACCAAGCTGGTTCAGAAGCAGCGACACGTTGATCCCCTTGCCTCCTGGAGTCTTCTCGGAAACCATAGCCCGAAACCACCGTCCTGGTACAAAATCCCGAACGACATAGTCCTCGTCTACCGCAGGATTAAGAGTTACAGTGACGATCATGCGCCAGCATCCTCCTTCTGTCCACCGAACGGGGAAAACCCTTTACATAACAGGGGCAAGATGAGAGTCATCCCGCCCCTGAGCTTATTAATATAAAGCCTTTAAAAATGCTCTGCAATGTATTCGTAGGACGACATGGCGGCGATGGCTCCATCGCTCGCAGCGGTCACTACCTGACGAAGTGATTTGCTCCGCATATCACCAGCAGCGAAGAGGCCAGGGAGAGATGTAGCCATTTTTGCATCGGTTTTGATCCAGTCGCCCTTTTCGACGTCAACCATATCTTTAATGAGGTCAGCATTGGGAGTATTACCCACAAACATAAAGACACCCGAAACGGGAATATCTGAGAGCCCTCCTGTCTTGACGTTCTTCACGACAACTTTCTCCACCATGTCGTCTCCGGCGATCTCCTCGACGACAGAATCCCACACGGGCTCAATCTTGGGGTTGGCCAGGGCCCGATCCACGGCGATCTGATCGGCTCTGAATTTATCTCTCCGATGAACGATATAGACCTTGGACGCAAACTGTGTCAGATAGCACGCCTCCTCAACGGCGGTGTTCCCTCCACCGATAACAGCCACCTCCAAATCCTCGAAGAAGGCTCCATCACAGGTCGCACAGTAGCTTACCCCCCTGCCGGTAAACTCAGCTTCGCCAGGACACCCAAGCTTTCGGAAACTGGACCCTGTGGCCACGATCAACGCCTTAGCCTGGTAGTCTCCCTTATCGGTTGTCACGATCTTAGAAGCACCATCCTCCCGAATAGATTTAACCTCGGCATCCAAAAATTCAGTGTTGAGGAC from the Dethiosulfovibrio peptidovorans genome contains:
- the trxB gene encoding thioredoxin-disulfide reductase, whose product is MEQRDLIIVGGGPAGLTAAIYGRRAGLSTLVIEKGVFGGAIAVTDEIENWPGVKHATGPELGDMFKEHADVLNTEFLDAEVKSIREDGASKIVTTDKGDYQAKALIVATGSSFRKLGCPGEAEFTGRGVSYCATCDGAFFEDLEVAVIGGGNTAVEEACYLTQFASKVYIVHRRDKFRADQIAVDRALANPKIEPVWDSVVEEIAGDDMVEKVVVKNVKTGGLSDIPVSGVFMFVGNTPNADLIKDMVDVEKGDWIKTDAKMATSLPGLFAAGDMRSKSLRQVVTAASDGAIAAMSSYEYIAEHF
- a CDS encoding sugar kinase; this translates as MIVTVTLNPAVDEDYVVRDFVPGRWFRAMVSEKTPGGKGINVSLLLNQLGHDSAAMGFLAGFNGDYIRDALQRLRITTNFVHVEGETRTNVHVLDELGHLETGLSELGPTISEDALNRFMSNYRRMLKRASVVVIGGSIPPGVPQDIYRDLVTLARDAGRTTFIDAAGPAFMAGIEAGPSFAKIDHRFMSQLSDHPLSSLDNLIDAVSEIHDFGARWAVASYHVYGDVFFTPDGIYLATLGDRSDLVSMFSASDALVSGLIVAYLEGLSSEDAIKFSMACAMEDATHVAKGISSREAAERLMSTVLIEKLR